A single genomic interval of Mycolicibacterium sp. MU0053 harbors:
- a CDS encoding copper transporter, translating into MISLRSHAISLAAVFLALAVGVVLGSGLLSDTLLSGLRDEKRDLQSQINALTDDKNGLNERLGAANDFDTQVAPRIVRDALTGKSVVVFRTPDANEHDLDALHRVVEQAGATVSGTIGLTQEFVDAHSAEKLKTVVNSSILPAGTQLSTKLIDQGSQAGDLLGITMLINRDPNVPKVDDLQRQTVLTALRDTGFLDYSGDNVGVADTAVILTGGPLGDDAGNQGATVARFAAALAPHGSGTVLAGRHGSATGTAAVAVLRSDNGLMGSVSSVDDIDAESGRITTVLSLQDLVNGGKPGQYGVGQGATALTVAQ; encoded by the coding sequence GTGATATCCCTTCGCTCACATGCCATTTCGCTAGCGGCAGTGTTTCTGGCGCTCGCGGTCGGGGTGGTGTTGGGCTCGGGTCTGCTCTCCGACACCTTGTTGTCGGGATTGCGTGACGAAAAGCGCGATCTCCAGAGTCAGATCAACGCCTTGACCGACGACAAGAATGGGCTCAACGAACGCCTCGGCGCGGCCAACGACTTCGACACCCAGGTGGCGCCCCGGATCGTCCGCGACGCGTTGACCGGCAAGTCGGTCGTGGTGTTCCGCACCCCCGACGCCAACGAACACGACCTCGATGCGCTGCACCGTGTGGTCGAGCAGGCCGGCGCGACGGTGAGCGGGACGATCGGGCTCACCCAGGAGTTCGTCGACGCGCACTCCGCCGAGAAGCTCAAGACGGTGGTGAACTCCTCGATCCTGCCCGCGGGTACGCAGTTGAGCACCAAGCTGATCGACCAGGGCTCCCAGGCCGGTGACCTGCTGGGCATCACGATGCTGATCAACCGGGACCCCAACGTCCCCAAGGTGGACGATCTGCAGCGTCAGACGGTGCTCACGGCGCTGCGCGACACCGGGTTCCTCGACTACTCGGGCGACAACGTCGGCGTGGCCGACACGGCGGTCATCCTCACCGGCGGACCACTCGGCGACGACGCCGGCAATCAGGGCGCCACGGTCGCCCGGTTCGCCGCCGCCCTGGCCCCGCACGGGTCGGGCACGGTCCTCGCCGGCCGGCACGGGTCGGCAACCGGCACCGCCGCGGTAGCGGTGCTGCGGTCCGACAATGGCCTGATGGGGTCGGTGAGTTCGGTCGACGACATCGACGCCGAATCGGGTCGCATCACGACGGTGTTGAGCCTGCAGGACCTGGTCAACGGCGGCAAGCCGGGTCAGTACGGGGTCGGCCAGGGCGCTACCGCGCTCACCGTCGCCCAGTAG
- the xerD gene encoding site-specific tyrosine recombinase XerD has product MTTFRPALEDQLQGYLDHLTIERGVAANTLSSYRRDLRRYQQHLAARGIEDLAGVTETDVSDFLIALRRGDPERDVTALSAVSAARTLIAVRGLHRFATAEGMTDVDVARAVKPPTPTRRLPKALTLDEVLALLDAAGGASPSDGPLTLRNRALLELLYSTGARISEAVGLDLDDVDTQARSVLLRGKGGKQRLVPVGRPAIAALDAYLVRGRPELAGRGRGTPAIFLNVRGGRLSRQSAWQVLQDTAERAGISSAVSPHTLRHSFATHLLDGGADVRVVQELLGHASVTTTQIYTMVTVHALREVWAGAHPRAR; this is encoded by the coding sequence GTGACGACGTTTCGCCCCGCACTCGAAGATCAGCTCCAGGGTTACCTGGACCACCTGACGATCGAACGGGGCGTGGCCGCCAACACCCTGAGCTCCTACCGGCGCGACCTGCGGCGCTATCAGCAGCACCTGGCGGCCCGCGGCATCGAGGACTTGGCCGGTGTCACCGAAACCGACGTCAGCGATTTCCTGATCGCGCTGCGGCGCGGCGATCCCGAGCGCGACGTGACCGCGTTGTCGGCGGTGTCGGCGGCGCGCACCCTGATTGCGGTGCGCGGATTGCACCGGTTCGCCACGGCCGAGGGCATGACCGACGTCGACGTGGCCCGCGCCGTCAAGCCGCCGACGCCGACCCGGCGGCTGCCCAAGGCGCTGACCCTCGACGAGGTGCTGGCCCTGCTGGATGCCGCCGGCGGGGCGAGCCCGTCGGACGGCCCGCTGACCCTGCGCAACCGCGCGCTGCTCGAACTGCTGTATTCGACCGGCGCGCGGATCTCCGAGGCCGTGGGCCTGGACCTCGACGACGTCGACACGCAAGCGCGCTCGGTGCTGCTGCGGGGCAAGGGCGGCAAGCAGCGGCTGGTGCCGGTCGGCCGGCCCGCCATCGCAGCGCTGGACGCCTACCTGGTGCGCGGCCGCCCCGAGTTGGCGGGCCGCGGCCGGGGCACGCCGGCGATCTTTCTGAACGTGCGCGGCGGTCGGCTGTCCCGGCAGAGCGCGTGGCAGGTGCTGCAGGACACCGCCGAGCGGGCCGGCATCAGTTCCGCGGTCTCGCCGCACACGCTGCGGCATTCGTTCGCCACCCACCTGCTCGACGGCGGCGCCGACGTGCGCGTGGTGCAGGAGCTGCTCGGGCACGCGTCGGTCACCACCACGCAGATCTACACCATGGTCACGGTGCACGCACTGCGTGAGGTGTGGGCCGGTGCGCACCCCCGCGCGCGTTAG
- a CDS encoding NUDIX domain-containing protein, which yields MGDHGFDTVSSETLFTGKIFALRADDVRMPGGALARREVVEHYGAVAVVALDDDDNVVLVYQYRHALGRRLWELPAGLLDVYGEPPQSTAARELVEEAGLTARDWSVLADVDSAPGFSDESVRIFLATGLTEVGRPEAADEEADMTVTRMPLTEAVAAVFAGEIVNSLAAAGILAAHAVRTGHAEPRPVTAEWRDRPWRFAQRKQSAAGQ from the coding sequence GTGGGTGATCACGGCTTCGACACGGTCTCCAGCGAAACCCTGTTCACTGGAAAGATCTTCGCGCTGCGCGCCGACGACGTCCGGATGCCCGGCGGCGCGCTGGCCCGGCGCGAAGTCGTGGAGCATTACGGCGCGGTGGCCGTCGTAGCGCTCGACGATGACGACAACGTCGTGCTGGTGTACCAGTACCGGCACGCGTTGGGCCGACGACTGTGGGAGCTGCCGGCCGGCCTCCTCGACGTCTACGGTGAGCCGCCGCAGTCCACCGCCGCGCGCGAACTCGTGGAGGAGGCGGGCCTGACCGCGCGGGACTGGTCCGTGCTGGCCGACGTCGACTCGGCGCCGGGATTCAGCGACGAGAGCGTGCGGATCTTCCTGGCGACCGGCCTGACCGAGGTCGGTCGGCCCGAGGCCGCCGACGAGGAGGCCGACATGACGGTGACTCGGATGCCGCTGACCGAGGCGGTGGCGGCGGTGTTCGCCGGGGAGATCGTCAACTCGTTGGCCGCCGCCGGAATCTTGGCCGCCCACGCGGTCCGCACCGGCCACGCCGAGCCCCGCCCGGTCACGGCGGAGTGGCGGGACCGACCCTGGCGGTTTGCGCAGCGAAAGCAATCGGCGGCCGGGCAGTGA
- a CDS encoding CTP synthase, protein MPSLRRHPLTETKHLFVTGGVASSLGKGLTASSLGQLLTARGLQVTMQKLDPYLNVDPGTMNPFQHGEVFVTEDGAETDLDVGHYERFLDRNLSGSANVTTGQVYSTVIAKERRGEYLGDTVQVIPHITDEIKNRILEMADPDSEGNRPNIVITEIGGTVGDIESLPFLEAARQVRHEVGRENCFFLHVSLVPFLKPSGELKTKPTQHSVAALRSIGITPDALILRCDREVPEPLKNKIALMCDVDIDGVISTPDAPSIYDIPKVLHREELDAYVVRRLNMPFRDVDWTQWNDLLERVHEPHETVRIALVGKYIDLSDAYLSVAEALRAGGFKHRTRVEMRWVASDDCDTDAGAAAALGDVDGVLIPGGFGIRGIEGKIGAIRYARNRGLPLFGLCLGLQCIVIEAARSVGLDEASSAEFEPDTPHPVIATMAGQEEIVAGEADLGGTMRLGAYPAVLQEDSIVAEAYGSREVSERHRHRYEVNNSYRDKIAESGLQFSGTSPDGKLVEFVEYPRDVHPFLVGTQAHPELKSRPTRPHPLFAAFIGAAMEYKAAERLPVELPEHRSNGAEHDGADPLVQEPASRG, encoded by the coding sequence TTGCCATCGCTACGCAGGCATCCACTGACCGAGACCAAGCACCTCTTCGTCACCGGTGGTGTGGCGTCGTCGCTGGGTAAAGGTCTGACCGCCAGCAGCCTCGGTCAGCTGCTGACCGCCCGCGGGCTGCAGGTCACGATGCAGAAACTCGACCCGTATCTCAACGTCGATCCGGGCACCATGAACCCGTTCCAGCACGGTGAGGTGTTCGTCACCGAGGACGGCGCCGAAACCGACCTCGACGTCGGGCACTACGAGCGCTTCCTGGACCGCAATCTGTCGGGATCGGCGAACGTCACCACGGGGCAGGTGTATTCGACGGTGATCGCCAAGGAACGTCGCGGCGAGTACCTCGGGGACACCGTGCAGGTGATTCCGCACATCACCGACGAGATCAAGAACCGGATCCTGGAAATGGCCGACCCGGACAGCGAGGGTAACCGGCCCAACATCGTGATCACCGAAATCGGCGGCACGGTAGGCGATATCGAATCGCTGCCCTTCCTGGAGGCCGCCCGGCAGGTCCGCCACGAGGTGGGTCGGGAGAACTGCTTCTTCCTGCACGTCTCGCTGGTGCCGTTCCTCAAGCCCTCCGGGGAACTGAAGACCAAGCCCACCCAGCACTCGGTGGCGGCGTTGCGCAGCATCGGTATCACCCCCGACGCGCTGATCCTGCGCTGCGACCGCGAGGTCCCCGAACCGCTGAAGAACAAGATCGCGCTGATGTGCGACGTGGACATCGACGGGGTGATCTCCACGCCCGACGCACCCTCGATCTACGACATCCCGAAGGTGCTGCACCGCGAGGAACTCGACGCCTACGTGGTGCGTCGCCTGAACATGCCGTTCCGCGATGTGGACTGGACGCAGTGGAACGACCTGCTCGAGCGCGTGCACGAGCCCCACGAGACAGTGCGAATTGCCTTGGTGGGCAAGTACATCGACCTTTCTGATGCCTACCTGTCGGTCGCGGAGGCGTTGCGTGCCGGTGGTTTCAAGCACCGCACCCGGGTGGAGATGCGCTGGGTGGCCTCCGACGACTGCGACACCGACGCGGGGGCCGCGGCCGCCCTCGGTGACGTCGACGGGGTGCTGATCCCCGGCGGATTCGGGATCCGGGGCATCGAGGGCAAGATCGGCGCCATCCGCTACGCCCGCAACCGGGGCCTCCCGCTGTTCGGCCTGTGCCTGGGCCTGCAGTGCATCGTGATCGAGGCGGCCCGCTCGGTCGGTCTGGACGAGGCCAGTTCGGCCGAGTTCGAACCCGACACCCCGCACCCGGTGATCGCGACCATGGCCGGCCAGGAAGAGATCGTGGCCGGCGAGGCGGACCTCGGCGGCACCATGCGCCTGGGCGCCTATCCCGCGGTGCTGCAAGAGGATTCGATTGTGGCCGAGGCGTATGGCAGCCGGGAGGTTTCCGAACGGCACCGGCACCGCTACGAGGTCAACAACTCCTACCGGGACAAGATCGCCGAGAGCGGTCTGCAGTTCTCCGGGACCTCGCCGGACGGCAAGCTGGTGGAGTTCGTGGAGTATCCCCGCGACGTCCACCCGTTCCTGGTCGGCACCCAGGCCCATCCCGAGCTCAAGAGCCGGCCGACGCGTCCGCACCCGTTGTTCGCGGCGTTCATCGGGGCCGCGATGGAGTACAAGGCCGCCGAGCGCCTGCCCGTGGAACTGCCCGAGCACCGCTCCAACGGCGCCGAGCACGACGGCGCCGACCCGTTGGTCCAAGAGCCCGCATCCCGTGGGTGA